One Candidatus Ornithobacterium hominis genomic region harbors:
- a CDS encoding prephenate dehydrogenase, with amino-acid sequence MKGGKTLGIIGVGLMGGSLALRAKKFSLFQHIIGVEKNQAHARQALKKGIVDEILSFPEALEKSDVILVALPVSATAEILPQILDQIQPHQFVFDLASTKEHIVNSVKNHIARQNYVATHPMWGTENSGPLAATEESFENKVLVICDAEDSREEWVKQTQDLYQKLGMKVIFMDSKSHDLHAAYISHISHVTSYALANTVLEKEKEERIFQLASSGFSSTVRLAKSHADMWLPIFKHNRENVLDVLEEHITQLQKFQTALIMERYNEIENYILNANKIRKILDKKI; translated from the coding sequence ATGAAAGGTGGTAAAACGCTGGGCATCATTGGCGTTGGGCTGATGGGAGGCTCACTAGCACTACGAGCTAAGAAGTTCAGCTTATTTCAGCACATTATTGGCGTTGAAAAAAATCAGGCACACGCGCGTCAAGCCTTAAAAAAAGGTATTGTAGATGAAATATTATCTTTTCCCGAAGCCTTAGAAAAATCAGATGTCATTTTGGTTGCTTTACCAGTGAGTGCTACAGCAGAAATTTTACCCCAAATATTAGATCAAATACAACCACATCAATTTGTTTTTGATTTAGCTTCAACCAAAGAACATATCGTAAACAGTGTAAAAAACCATATAGCACGGCAAAACTACGTTGCCACGCACCCCATGTGGGGTACTGAAAACAGCGGACCGTTGGCAGCCACAGAAGAGTCTTTTGAGAATAAGGTTCTGGTAATTTGTGATGCGGAAGATTCCCGAGAAGAATGGGTAAAGCAGACCCAAGATTTGTATCAAAAACTAGGGATGAAGGTGATTTTTATGGACTCTAAAAGCCATGATTTGCACGCAGCTTACATCAGTCATATTTCTCACGTAACTAGTTATGCGCTAGCAAACACCGTCTTGGAAAAAGAGAAAGAAGAACGTATTTTTCAGTTAGCAAGTTCAGGATTTTCTAGCACAGTGCGATTGGCAAAATCACATGCAGATATGTGGTTGCCTATTTTTAAACACAACAGGGAGAATGTTTTAGACGTTTTGGAAGAGCACATCACGCAACTGCAAAAATTCCAAACAGCACTCATTATGGAACGCTATAATGAGATAGAAAATTACATTTTAAACGCTAATAAAATCAGAAAAATTTTAGACAAAAAAATTTAA
- a CDS encoding polyprenol monophosphomannose synthase, producing the protein MLKKLVIIPTYNEVENIEKIIRISLNLPDDFHILVVDDSSPDGTYQKVKELMSEFSERLFLEIRQEKNGLGKAYIHGFKWALENQYDFIFEMDADFSHNPQDLPRLSQALENGADIAIGSRYSQGVNVVNWPMKRVLLSYFASKYVQLITNLPVHDTTAGFVGYKKQVLEKINLDEIEFKGYGFQIEMKYKAWKKNFILQEVPIIFTDRTLGESKISNNIVKEAVLGVIKLRWKFMTGRL; encoded by the coding sequence ATGCTAAAAAAATTAGTAATCATACCAACCTATAATGAAGTAGAAAACATCGAAAAAATAATTCGGATAAGCCTAAATTTACCTGATGATTTTCACATTTTGGTGGTAGATGATTCTTCTCCCGATGGGACTTATCAAAAAGTGAAGGAATTAATGAGCGAATTTTCAGAGCGTTTATTCCTAGAGATTCGCCAAGAGAAAAATGGCCTAGGGAAAGCCTACATCCACGGCTTCAAATGGGCGCTAGAAAATCAATATGATTTTATATTTGAGATGGATGCCGATTTTTCACACAATCCGCAAGATTTACCTAGACTTTCTCAAGCCTTAGAAAATGGAGCCGATATCGCTATTGGCTCTCGCTACAGCCAAGGAGTAAATGTAGTGAACTGGCCAATGAAGCGTGTTTTACTTTCTTATTTCGCTTCCAAATACGTTCAGTTGATTACAAATTTGCCCGTTCATGATACCACGGCAGGCTTTGTTGGCTACAAAAAACAAGTTCTAGAAAAAATAAATTTAGATGAAATTGAATTCAAAGGCTATGGCTTCCAAATTGAAATGAAATACAAAGCCTGGAAAAAGAATTTTATTCTTCAAGAAGTGCCGATTATTTTTACAGACCGTACCTTGGGCGAATCTAAAATCAGCAATAATATTGTGAAAGAAGCTGTTTTGGGCGTTATAAAATTACGTTGGAAATTTATGACTGGGCGTTTATGA
- a CDS encoding pyridoxal phosphate-dependent aminotransferase has translation MEISKRLQSLKPSATIGMAAKARELRAAGKDIISLSLGEPDFETPDFIKSAAIEAIHQNYNHYSPIGGFEDLKKAISNKFRRDNGLDYSTSQIVVSTGAKQAIYNVIMALVNEGDEVILPVPYWVSYSDIVGLAGGKVVEIETGVEQDFKMTPEQLEKSITEKTKVLMYSSPCNPSGSVYSAEELAALAEVLKKYPKITVVSDEIYEFITYGEKMASMAKVLGMYEQTVTINGLAKGYAMTGWRIGYIGAPEKIAKACEKLQGQVTSGTNSIAQRAAITALEADPSQLRYMVDAFERRRSLVMEMATEIPGFRLTKPQGAFYIFPDVSAYFGKELKGTKINSANDLAMFILEEAEVACVAGEAFGSPNCIRMSYASSEETLREAFARIKKALS, from the coding sequence ATGGAAATTTCTAAACGCTTACAAAGTTTAAAGCCTTCAGCCACAATTGGTATGGCGGCAAAAGCACGAGAATTGCGTGCCGCAGGGAAAGATATAATTAGTCTAAGCTTAGGTGAACCTGACTTTGAAACGCCTGATTTTATAAAGAGTGCAGCCATCGAAGCGATTCATCAAAATTATAATCATTACTCGCCCATTGGAGGTTTTGAGGATTTGAAAAAAGCGATTTCGAATAAATTCCGAAGAGATAATGGGTTAGATTATTCAACCTCGCAAATTGTGGTTTCGACGGGAGCCAAGCAAGCGATATATAATGTCATTATGGCATTAGTGAACGAAGGTGATGAAGTGATTTTGCCAGTACCTTACTGGGTGAGTTATAGCGATATAGTAGGCTTGGCTGGCGGGAAAGTAGTTGAAATAGAAACTGGTGTGGAGCAGGATTTTAAAATGACGCCAGAGCAATTGGAAAAGTCTATTACCGAGAAAACAAAGGTTTTGATGTATAGCTCTCCATGCAATCCCAGTGGGAGTGTTTATTCTGCTGAGGAATTGGCAGCGTTGGCCGAAGTGTTGAAAAAATATCCGAAGATTACCGTAGTATCTGATGAAATTTATGAATTTATTACCTACGGAGAAAAAATGGCGAGTATGGCAAAAGTGCTAGGTATGTATGAGCAGACGGTAACCATCAACGGTTTAGCCAAAGGCTATGCAATGACTGGCTGGAGGATTGGCTACATCGGCGCTCCTGAAAAAATTGCAAAAGCTTGTGAGAAATTGCAAGGGCAAGTTACTAGCGGAACGAATTCTATCGCTCAGCGAGCAGCCATTACTGCGCTAGAAGCAGACCCTTCTCAGCTTCGATATATGGTTGATGCTTTTGAGAGAAGAAGAAGTTTGGTGATGGAAATGGCGACTGAAATTCCTGGATTTAGATTAACGAAACCCCAAGGAGCTTTCTACATTTTCCCTGATGTGAGTGCGTATTTTGGGAAGGAATTAAAGGGAACTAAAATTAATTCTGCCAATGATTTGGCAATGTTCATTTTAGAAGAAGCAGAGGTAGCGTGCGTAGCAGGAGAAGCTTTTGGCTCGCCCAATTGTATCCGCATGTCTTATGCCAGCTCAGAAGAAACATTGAGAGAAGCCTTTGCAAGAATTAAAAAAGCTTTAAGTTAA
- a CDS encoding DUF4271 domain-containing protein — MEGILRLTENKDWIFISLLALIGIFIFTRFYFNKYYANLNNLHEFSQVKENFLTFYSIAQLSFLFLISLVILPTFSLRVGAEYYYYPPFVLVFLGLFIWFFFKGFINFLLFSTTGQRETLKDFFHQKLYFLIWFSSIYFALAWLAHYSKIPPTLILYTFLAIFISQQILETHSIFNLLYKKLKQPLYYLFLYLCMLEVLPLIYLYKIW, encoded by the coding sequence TTGGAAGGAATTTTAAGGCTTACAGAAAATAAAGATTGGATCTTCATCAGCTTACTAGCGTTGATTGGAATCTTCATATTCACTCGCTTTTATTTCAATAAATATTATGCAAATTTAAATAATCTGCATGAATTCTCTCAAGTGAAAGAGAATTTCTTAACCTTTTATTCTATTGCACAGCTTTCATTTCTTTTTCTAATAAGCTTAGTCATTCTACCTACATTTTCACTCAGAGTTGGCGCAGAATATTACTACTACCCACCTTTTGTGCTTGTTTTCTTAGGTTTATTTATTTGGTTTTTTTTTAAAGGCTTTATAAATTTTTTACTTTTTAGCACAACTGGACAAAGAGAAACATTGAAAGATTTTTTTCATCAAAAGTTATATTTTCTAATTTGGTTCAGTTCTATTTACTTCGCATTAGCATGGCTGGCTCATTATAGCAAAATTCCCCCAACATTAATTTTATACACATTTTTAGCCATTTTCATATCACAACAAATTTTAGAAACTCATTCCATCTTCAACCTTTTATACAAAAAGCTCAAGCAGCCATTATACTATTTATTTTTGTACCTTTGCATGCTAGAAGTTTTACCTCTTATCTATTTATATAAAATTTGGTAA
- a CDS encoding type II 3-dehydroquinate dehydratase: MKSNYIIINGPNLNLLGIREPEIYGKEGFNEYFLSLKKKFPEIYLNYYQSNHEGDLIDKLHEIGFRYQGIIINPGAYTHYSYAIADALKAIETPAVEVHISDIDQREEFRKISVTGVNCIHMIKGKGLAGYQEALEFLLKNKP; the protein is encoded by the coding sequence ATGAAAAGCAATTACATCATTATCAATGGCCCCAATCTCAATCTGCTTGGAATTCGGGAACCTGAAATTTATGGAAAAGAAGGTTTCAATGAATATTTTCTAAGCCTTAAAAAAAAATTTCCTGAAATTTATTTAAACTACTACCAGTCCAATCATGAGGGCGATTTGATAGATAAATTGCACGAAATCGGTTTTCGCTACCAAGGCATCATCATCAACCCCGGGGCGTACACGCACTATTCTTATGCGATTGCAGATGCGCTAAAAGCAATAGAAACGCCAGCAGTAGAGGTGCACATCTCGGACATAGACCAGCGGGAAGAGTTTAGAAAAATTTCGGTGACGGGCGTTAACTGTATTCACATGATTAAAGGCAAAGGACTGGCTGGATACCAAGAAGCGCTTGAATTTTTACTAAAAAATAAACCCTAA
- a CDS encoding 3'(2'),5'-bisphosphate nucleotidase CysQ family protein, protein MNYSELLEKAVLGTISAGEEVWRQYKEGFETQVKKDNSPVTSADFAAHDILSEHLSATNLPIISEEGEKFSHEERQSFDAYWMLDPIDGTRDFINKTDEFCICTGLIAGNTAKLGVLYAPALNLFYFGAEGYSSRKIQASVEELVALAKEKNILEALEKKSVFLPSFSPKGKYTFLTSRFHRDNGTDFYIKELKKEHPDLEVVTMGCAIKMGLIADRYATEYTRFLPVNFWDVAAGHAIAKYAGRKVTGANNDKEIDYSDKNMRVHGYSVKWND, encoded by the coding sequence ATGAATTATAGCGAGTTACTAGAAAAAGCAGTCTTAGGAACTATCTCAGCAGGTGAAGAAGTTTGGCGCCAATACAAAGAGGGTTTTGAAACTCAAGTGAAAAAAGATAACTCCCCGGTGACTTCAGCTGACTTTGCTGCACACGATATTTTGAGCGAACATCTTTCGGCAACAAATTTACCCATCATCAGCGAAGAAGGAGAAAAGTTTAGCCATGAGGAAAGGCAATCTTTTGATGCTTACTGGATGCTAGACCCCATTGATGGAACACGTGATTTTATCAACAAAACAGATGAATTCTGCATTTGCACTGGTTTGATAGCGGGAAACACAGCAAAACTAGGTGTGTTGTATGCGCCAGCGCTTAATTTATTCTATTTTGGTGCAGAGGGCTACTCTAGCCGAAAAATCCAAGCAAGCGTAGAAGAATTGGTAGCATTGGCAAAAGAAAAAAATATTTTAGAAGCCTTAGAAAAAAAATCAGTCTTCCTGCCTTCATTTTCGCCCAAAGGAAAATATACGTTTTTGACCAGTCGATTCCATCGTGATAATGGAACAGATTTCTACATCAAAGAGTTAAAGAAAGAACACCCCGATTTAGAAGTGGTGACTATGGGCTGTGCCATTAAAATGGGGCTGATTGCAGACCGCTACGCAACAGAATACACACGATTTTTACCCGTTAACTTTTGGGATGTTGCCGCAGGACATGCCATTGCCAAATATGCTGGGCGGAAAGTAACTGGTGCAAATAATGACAAAGAAATAGACTACAGCGACAAAAATATGCGTGTGCATGGCTATTCAGTCAAATGGAACGATTAA
- a CDS encoding thymidine kinase has translation MFLENTINHHRNSGWIEVICGSMFSGKTEELIRRMKRAEFAGQKIEIFKPSVDCRYDDKDVVSHDKNILEATAVASSSNIPLLCNDCDVVGVDEAQFFDDGIIEVANLLANEGKRVIIAGLDMDFKGRPFGPMPQLMAIAEYVTKVHAICVKTGNLANYSHRKINSENLVELGESHEYEPLSRAVFWNLLKKDA, from the coding sequence ATGTTTTTAGAAAATACCATCAACCATCATCGTAATTCGGGCTGGATAGAAGTCATCTGCGGCAGTATGTTTTCAGGTAAAACCGAAGAACTCATCCGCCGAATGAAAAGAGCTGAATTTGCTGGACAAAAAATTGAAATCTTCAAACCTTCTGTGGATTGTAGGTATGATGACAAAGATGTGGTCTCGCATGATAAAAACATTCTAGAAGCTACCGCTGTAGCGTCGAGCTCTAATATTCCTTTGCTGTGCAATGATTGTGACGTTGTGGGCGTAGACGAAGCTCAGTTTTTTGATGATGGCATTATAGAAGTGGCTAATTTGCTGGCCAACGAGGGTAAAAGAGTGATTATCGCTGGGCTAGACATGGACTTCAAAGGTCGCCCATTTGGCCCCATGCCTCAGCTCATGGCAATTGCTGAGTATGTAACAAAAGTACACGCCATTTGTGTAAAAACGGGGAATTTAGCCAATTATTCTCACCGTAAAATCAATAGTGAAAATTTAGTTGAACTAGGCGAATCCCATGAGTATGAACCGCTAAGTCGAGCAGTTTTTTGGAATTTATTAAAAAAAGATGCTTAA
- a CDS encoding DUF4296 domain-containing protein: MKNLLLPFFFVLIAMGCNQEIKKPKNLIPQDKMAQIIKDFYIYKNLQPLSKFQYEEFHQVNAKILDKHNVTYEDFKKSYQYYLIEDQKYKAILEQIEAEIDEEYQVSDSLQISPYS, encoded by the coding sequence ATGAAAAATTTACTTTTACCCTTTTTCTTCGTTTTAATTGCAATGGGCTGCAACCAAGAGATTAAAAAACCAAAAAACCTCATACCACAAGACAAAATGGCACAAATCATCAAAGATTTTTATATCTACAAAAATTTACAACCATTAAGTAAATTTCAATACGAAGAATTTCATCAAGTCAATGCCAAAATATTAGATAAACACAATGTTACTTACGAAGATTTCAAAAAAAGCTACCAATATTACCTGATAGAAGACCAGAAATATAAAGCTATTTTAGAGCAAATAGAAGCAGAAATCGATGAAGAATACCAAGTTTCAGATTCACTTCAAATTTCCCCTTATTCATGA
- a CDS encoding Crp/Fnr family transcriptional regulator, with translation MENFSGLMNYFDDKDMAVSSILSEEELQAFQQEKKTIHVKRGDLLLEENHAPNGVYYIISGTAKLFKVGFTGKEQIIRFIKEGDLIGYRSILSGENFGSSVTAIEDLKVDFIPERFFIKLLKNNAELSFEMLTILSRQLGNAADTITTLAQKTVRERLAEILLLLENQLGTDEEGYIKVMLTREEIANLIGTATESTIRLISEFKNDGLIDVHGRKLKITNRNMIHKLAHV, from the coding sequence ATGGAAAATTTTTCTGGACTTATGAACTATTTTGATGATAAAGATATGGCCGTATCATCTATTTTATCTGAAGAGGAATTGCAAGCTTTTCAGCAAGAGAAAAAAACAATCCATGTGAAAAGAGGTGACTTGCTTTTGGAAGAAAATCATGCGCCAAATGGTGTTTATTACATCATTAGCGGTACCGCAAAACTTTTTAAAGTTGGGTTTACGGGGAAAGAGCAAATCATTCGATTCATCAAAGAAGGTGATTTAATTGGGTATCGTTCCATCCTGAGCGGTGAAAATTTTGGCTCATCAGTCACAGCCATTGAAGATTTAAAGGTGGATTTCATCCCTGAACGTTTTTTTATAAAGCTTTTAAAAAATAATGCTGAACTAAGCTTTGAAATGTTGACTATTCTATCAAGACAACTGGGCAATGCAGCTGATACCATAACTACACTTGCGCAGAAGACCGTTCGTGAACGCTTGGCAGAAATTCTCTTATTACTCGAAAATCAATTGGGTACAGATGAAGAAGGCTACATCAAAGTTATGCTGACCCGAGAAGAAATAGCAAACCTAATAGGAACCGCTACGGAATCCACTATTCGCCTAATCTCTGAATTCAAAAACGATGGCTTAATTGATGTCCACGGGCGAAAATTAAAAATCACCAATCGAAATATGATTCACAAATTAGCTCATGTCTAA
- a CDS encoding heavy metal translocating P-type ATPase, with the protein MKAVNCYHCGDECGKDQVEFDHKSFCCLGCKTVYEILNQNSLMEFYELNKTPGIKPKSGGGHQFDFLNTPQIFEKIIDFDDDGTTLVTFFIPVIHCSSCVWVLESLQDLHPAIQFSHVNFPQRKVQISYRSDELKLADLAQFLANLGYKPSINLENLDKKEQKKDRSLVFQLVIAGFCFGNIMLLAFPEYVNPEETWLTENRLFFRWLMFGLSLPVVLYSASSYLKSAYFALKTRKVNIDIPIAIGILVLFFRSTYEVVADLSPGYFDSLAGLVFFMLIGKWFQQRTYQSLAFDRDYKSFYPIAVTKIDENQNHENILLSELKKGDRILLRDEEILPADAILIKGSAYIDNSFITGESRLIHKKTGDKIYAGGKQNGAAIELEIIEEVNQSYLTSLWNHDTFRPKNSFLDNLINQVSRYFVYIILSIALISGIFWYFYDTSQMFQVITAVLIIACPCALALAAPFTLGNLMRIMGRKAYYAKEAFTLEKMNKIDTLVFDKTGTLTQNDAQQVRYEGDKLSGNDKTMIYSLAMQSNHPLSQMLQEFFKGLEKLEVKNYQQIKGKGQKAEINGTEVALGSHQWIAQENEVGRETEVWYRCNGKIKGRFVFENQYRKNLSEIFKGLKNYDIHLLSGDNDHEREILEKIIQQKQNLNFNQSPQDKLNYIKNLQEKGRKVMMIGDGLNDAGALQQSDVGVAVAEDMNSFSPSCDAILAGGSFRLLPYFLKLSQKGIFLVKIAFVISFLYNIIGLSFAVTGNLEPVVAAILMPVSSISVVLFATVGSWFLAYRLFKK; encoded by the coding sequence ATGAAGGCTGTAAACTGCTATCATTGTGGCGACGAATGTGGTAAAGACCAAGTTGAGTTTGATCATAAGTCTTTTTGCTGCTTAGGGTGTAAAACGGTTTATGAAATTTTAAATCAAAATAGCCTAATGGAGTTTTATGAATTGAATAAAACACCAGGCATTAAGCCCAAAAGCGGGGGGGGGCATCAATTTGATTTTCTCAATACCCCTCAAATTTTTGAAAAAATCATTGATTTTGATGATGACGGCACGACTTTAGTCACGTTTTTCATCCCCGTAATCCATTGCAGCTCTTGTGTTTGGGTCTTAGAAAGCTTACAAGACTTGCACCCCGCCATTCAGTTTTCTCACGTGAACTTCCCGCAAAGGAAAGTTCAGATTTCCTATCGTTCAGATGAGTTAAAATTGGCCGATTTAGCTCAGTTTTTAGCGAATTTAGGTTACAAACCATCCATTAATTTAGAAAATTTAGATAAAAAAGAACAAAAAAAAGATCGTTCTTTAGTTTTTCAACTAGTGATTGCTGGTTTTTGCTTTGGGAACATCATGTTGCTCGCTTTCCCTGAGTACGTAAATCCGGAAGAAACTTGGTTGACAGAGAATCGATTATTTTTCCGTTGGCTAATGTTCGGGCTTTCGTTGCCAGTTGTTTTATATTCAGCATCCTCATATTTAAAGTCTGCTTATTTTGCGTTAAAAACAAGAAAAGTCAACATCGATATACCGATTGCCATTGGGATTTTAGTCCTCTTTTTTCGCTCCACTTATGAGGTTGTTGCAGACCTCAGCCCAGGCTATTTTGATAGTCTAGCAGGTTTAGTTTTTTTTATGTTGATAGGCAAGTGGTTTCAGCAGAGAACCTATCAATCTTTAGCCTTCGATCGAGATTATAAAAGCTTCTACCCCATTGCTGTCACAAAAATTGATGAGAATCAAAATCATGAAAATATTCTTTTATCTGAGCTGAAAAAAGGCGATCGAATTTTGTTGCGAGATGAAGAGATTTTGCCAGCAGACGCCATTTTGATAAAAGGCTCAGCCTATATTGACAATAGTTTCATCACAGGAGAATCTCGCTTGATTCATAAAAAAACGGGAGATAAAATCTATGCAGGAGGGAAACAGAACGGAGCAGCTATCGAGCTAGAAATAATAGAAGAAGTCAACCAAAGTTACCTGACCTCCCTTTGGAATCACGACACTTTTCGCCCCAAAAACAGTTTTCTAGATAATTTAATCAATCAAGTTAGTCGATATTTCGTTTACATTATTCTAAGCATTGCGCTGATAAGCGGTATTTTTTGGTATTTCTATGATACCAGCCAAATGTTCCAAGTCATTACAGCAGTATTAATCATAGCTTGCCCGTGTGCACTCGCACTTGCCGCGCCGTTTACCTTAGGGAATTTAATGCGCATCATGGGGCGAAAAGCTTACTATGCCAAAGAAGCATTTACGCTAGAAAAGATGAATAAAATCGATACATTGGTTTTTGATAAAACAGGAACACTGACTCAGAACGATGCACAACAAGTTCGCTATGAGGGCGATAAGTTGAGCGGTAATGATAAAACTATGATTTACAGCTTGGCAATGCAGTCCAATCACCCGCTGAGTCAGATGTTGCAAGAATTTTTTAAAGGCTTAGAAAAATTAGAAGTTAAAAACTACCAACAAATCAAAGGGAAAGGGCAAAAGGCAGAAATCAATGGCACAGAGGTGGCACTGGGCAGCCACCAATGGATAGCGCAAGAGAACGAAGTGGGACGCGAAACCGAGGTTTGGTATCGTTGCAATGGGAAGATAAAAGGGCGTTTTGTTTTTGAAAATCAATATCGGAAGAATTTGAGTGAAATTTTTAAAGGCTTAAAAAATTATGATATTCATCTGCTTTCTGGAGACAACGACCATGAGAGAGAAATTTTAGAAAAAATAATTCAGCAAAAACAGAATTTAAATTTCAACCAATCGCCGCAGGATAAATTAAATTACATCAAAAACTTGCAAGAAAAAGGGCGAAAAGTGATGATGATAGGCGATGGGCTCAATGATGCAGGAGCGTTGCAACAGAGTGACGTAGGAGTGGCCGTAGCGGAGGATATGAATAGTTTTTCGCCCTCGTGCGATGCCATTTTAGCAGGGGGCTCATTTCGTTTGCTACCTTATTTTTTAAAGCTTAGCCAAAAAGGTATTTTTTTAGTTAAAATAGCATTTGTCATCAGTTTTCTTTATAACATTATTGGCTTAAGTTTTGCCGTCACGGGGAATTTAGAGCCAGTGGTAGCCGCTATTCTTATGCCCGTGAGTTCGATTTCGGTGGTGTTATTTGCTACGGTAGGTTCTTGGTTTTTGGCGTATCGCTTATTTAAAAAATAA
- a CDS encoding UDP-3-O-(3-hydroxymyristoyl)glucosamine N-acyltransferase, whose amino-acid sequence MRFPQQQSLEDIAKIIQVEYVGDADFPVLGMNEIHRVKSGDIVFVDHPKYYDKALNSSATVILINKKVEAPRGKALLISEEPFQDFVKIGQHFNPEYRQKILQHPEIQIPASTYIAPNVFIGKNVKIGENCEIHSGVYLGKDTVIGNEVVIHPGTVLGGDAFYYKKTSKGFIKLKSIGNVVVEDGVEIGANCTIDRGVTSSTVIGKGSKLDNLIQIGHDTVLGERCLLASQVGIAGCCVIGNEVTFWGQSGTTSGISIGDGAVIGAKSGVAKSIEGGKLYMGMPAEEGKSAYRKYALLSRLPQIIKKIEQINLK is encoded by the coding sequence ATGAGATTTCCGCAGCAGCAAAGTTTGGAAGATATTGCAAAAATCATTCAAGTGGAATACGTAGGTGATGCAGATTTTCCCGTTTTGGGAATGAATGAGATCCATCGCGTGAAAAGCGGTGATATTGTTTTTGTAGACCACCCTAAATATTATGATAAGGCTCTAAACAGTTCTGCTACAGTTATTTTAATCAACAAAAAAGTAGAAGCCCCGAGAGGCAAAGCATTACTGATTTCAGAAGAACCATTCCAAGATTTTGTAAAAATAGGACAGCATTTTAACCCAGAATACCGCCAAAAAATTTTGCAACATCCAGAAATTCAAATTCCAGCTTCTACCTATATTGCCCCTAACGTGTTCATTGGGAAAAATGTAAAAATAGGTGAGAATTGCGAAATTCACTCAGGCGTGTACCTAGGGAAAGATACTGTGATTGGCAACGAGGTGGTTATTCACCCAGGTACGGTTTTGGGCGGCGATGCTTTTTATTATAAAAAAACTTCTAAAGGCTTTATAAAATTAAAATCTATAGGCAACGTGGTGGTGGAAGATGGAGTGGAAATTGGAGCGAATTGTACTATTGACAGAGGTGTGACCTCAAGCACGGTGATTGGCAAAGGAAGTAAGTTAGATAATTTAATTCAAATCGGACATGACACCGTCTTGGGTGAGCGTTGCCTGTTAGCATCCCAAGTTGGTATAGCAGGTTGCTGTGTGATTGGGAATGAAGTGACATTCTGGGGGCAATCGGGCACGACCAGTGGAATTTCCATAGGTGATGGAGCTGTAATTGGAGCTAAATCAGGTGTGGCAAAATCCATCGAAGGAGGGAAATTATACATGGGAATGCCCGCCGAGGAAGGAAAATCTGCATATAGAAAATATGCTCTGCTAAGTCGTTTGCCTCAAATAATCAAAAAAATAGAGCAAATTAATCTAAAGTAA
- a CDS encoding enoyl-CoA hydratase/isomerase family protein, translated as MDSYVSTQIKNGIATLEFFHEKSNSFPFSQLKKLKKTLEELGDEDDVRLIILKSKGEKVFCAGASFDELLTIDNAEAGEAFFSGFAEAIIAMKDCPKFIIGHVEGKVVGGGVGLVAGCDYALAHENASIRLSELSIGIGPFVIEPAISRKIGINAFSELTLNPKDWMPASWAKEKGLYNRVFSASSDLEKSCAEFAEQLSAYSPEAMRNLKSILWENAKDWGKIMPQRAKMSGRLVLSDFTKETLKNFKNAKQE; from the coding sequence ATGGATTCTTACGTTTCTACTCAAATCAAAAATGGTATTGCTACACTTGAATTTTTCCATGAAAAAAGTAATTCTTTTCCTTTTTCTCAATTGAAAAAATTGAAAAAAACCTTAGAGGAATTGGGCGACGAAGATGATGTAAGGCTTATTATCCTCAAAAGCAAAGGCGAAAAAGTTTTTTGTGCTGGTGCCAGTTTTGATGAGCTTTTGACTATTGATAACGCTGAGGCGGGAGAAGCTTTTTTTTCTGGTTTTGCTGAGGCAATCATAGCAATGAAAGACTGCCCTAAATTTATTATCGGCCATGTAGAAGGTAAAGTCGTGGGCGGCGGCGTCGGGCTAGTTGCCGGCTGTGATTACGCCTTGGCACACGAAAATGCTTCCATCCGCTTGAGTGAACTTTCCATTGGCATTGGGCCCTTTGTCATCGAACCAGCCATTAGCCGAAAAATAGGCATCAATGCTTTTTCTGAATTAACTTTAAATCCAAAAGATTGGATGCCAGCATCTTGGGCAAAAGAAAAAGGGCTATACAATCGTGTGTTTTCTGCAAGCTCAGATTTAGAAAAATCTTGTGCTGAATTTGCGGAGCAGCTATCTGCTTATAGCCCCGAGGCTATGAGAAATTTAAAGTCTATTCTCTGGGAGAATGCTAAAGATTGGGGTAAAATCATGCCGCAAAGGGCGAAAATGAGCGGTCGATTAGTTTTATCTGATTTCACCAAAGAAACTTTGAAAAATTTTAAAAACGCTAAGCAAGAATAA